A part of Methyloprofundus sedimenti genomic DNA contains:
- a CDS encoding thiol:disulfide interchange protein DsbA/DsbL translates to MLKNVIKTVLLSLVIFSGAGFAAGKGYKDLSAPQPTQDPTKVEVIEFFWYGCPHCYQFEPSLEKWHSSLPANVTFIRQPAVFSELWGKHAKAYFTAEVLGVVDKVHADFFHAIQVDKQPLTSEDELARFFVAHGVDEAAFHDAYNSFIVDTKMRQAKTMGPRYGITGVPAVVVNGKYLVNSRTAGSHEDMIKAINELIVQESK, encoded by the coding sequence ATGTTAAAAAATGTCATTAAAACAGTCTTGTTAAGTTTAGTTATTTTTAGCGGTGCAGGTTTTGCAGCGGGCAAAGGATATAAGGATCTGTCTGCTCCTCAACCAACTCAGGACCCAACAAAAGTCGAAGTGATTGAGTTTTTCTGGTACGGTTGTCCACACTGTTATCAGTTTGAGCCTTCTCTGGAAAAATGGCACTCCAGTTTACCTGCCAATGTAACGTTTATACGTCAACCTGCAGTCTTTAGCGAGCTATGGGGCAAACATGCAAAAGCTTACTTTACTGCGGAAGTTTTGGGTGTTGTTGATAAGGTGCATGCTGATTTTTTTCATGCCATACAGGTTGATAAGCAACCATTAACCAGTGAAGATGAGCTGGCAAGATTCTTTGTTGCCCATGGTGTCGATGAGGCTGCTTTTCATGATGCCTATAATTCATTTATCGTTGATACTAAAATGCGCCAGGCAAAAACTATGGGGCCGCGTTATGGGATAACAGGTGTTCCAGCAGTCGTTGTTAACGGCAAGTATCTGGTTAATAGCCGTACAGCTGGTTCACATGAAGACATGATCAAGGCAATAAACGAATTAATTGTTCAGGAAAGTAAATAG
- a CDS encoding YggS family pyridoxal phosphate-dependent enzyme: MTSIAIKLDKINADIRRAEFDVQRPAFSVQLLAVSKNKPAEDIIKAYHAGQRAFGESYLQEALLKQRELSCYQICWHFIGPIQSNKTRQIAEHFSWVHSIDRLKIAKRLSEQRPEKLPPLNICLQVNISNESSKSGFQLDELADSVEQVSKLANLKLRGVMAIPQPVAEYEQQRKPYHLLYQAVKALNRAELDTFSFGMTTDLRAAIAEGSTIVRVGTALFGARN, encoded by the coding sequence ATGACTTCTATTGCTATAAAATTAGACAAGATCAATGCTGATATCCGCCGAGCGGAGTTTGATGTGCAGCGGCCTGCATTTTCAGTACAACTGCTCGCAGTCAGCAAAAACAAGCCAGCTGAGGATATCATCAAAGCTTATCATGCAGGCCAGAGAGCGTTTGGCGAAAGTTATCTGCAAGAAGCTTTATTAAAACAAAGAGAGTTAAGCTGTTATCAGATTTGCTGGCATTTTATTGGCCCGATACAGTCCAACAAAACTCGACAAATTGCGGAGCATTTCAGCTGGGTACACAGCATCGATCGATTAAAAATAGCCAAACGTCTGAGTGAGCAGCGACCAGAAAAATTGCCACCATTGAATATATGCCTGCAGGTCAATATAAGCAATGAATCAAGTAAATCAGGGTTTCAACTCGATGAGCTAGCGGATTCAGTTGAACAGGTTTCTAAACTAGCTAATCTTAAATTACGAGGAGTAATGGCCATACCACAACCCGTCGCTGAGTATGAGCAGCAACGCAAGCCGTATCACCTGCTGTATCAGGCCGTAAAGGCATTAAATAGAGCTGAGTTAGATACTTTTTCCTTTGGTATGACCACTGACTTAAGGGCTGCAATTGCTGAAGGCTCAACGATTGTACGAGTTGGAACAGCACTGTTTGGCGCCAGAAATTAA
- a CDS encoding SulP family inorganic anion transporter produces the protein MKKFSILPKTGLEGLKENWRSDLQAGFLVFLIALPLCLGISVASGFPPSAGIITAIVGGLIVSYTNGSHIVINGPGAGLIVVMLSAVQSLSDGDMLSGYRYTLAAIMIAGLIQVVMGLYKAGEFSSFFPAAVVQGMLSAMGIIIIGKQSHVMLGAAPEPGSLLSTLMQIPNSIMNPSPEIAIIGLSGLAILIVWPFLKQTKLGKVPAPILVLLVGMGLGQFFGLQYEHFHFENVDMHKHLIEPQFLVAIPENFIDFFYFPDFSKILTFEFWAVVISICLVASLESLLSATAAEKLDPYKRPTNLDRDLSGVGIGNVISGMLGGLPMIAELVRSSANVEYGAKTSWSNFFHGLILLVFVVLFPKIIHSIPLASLAALLVYTGYRLASPKSFQHVLDIGIEQLLLFVITIMGVLATNLLAGVLIGVGVKLLIHLSRGVWWNNMFKIHFTIQQKDSDTLVIKIIGSALFSNFIPLKKALNNLDQGKTLIFDFSEGYLIDHTVLIFIDEFSTHYTREGGICSQVGHALEKFSDHDLAARLMTADDRK, from the coding sequence ATGAAAAAATTCTCAATATTACCTAAAACAGGACTGGAAGGCCTAAAAGAAAACTGGCGTAGTGACTTGCAAGCTGGTTTTTTAGTCTTTTTAATTGCCTTACCTCTATGTTTGGGTATCTCCGTAGCCTCCGGCTTTCCACCCTCCGCTGGTATTATTACCGCAATTGTTGGCGGCTTAATCGTCTCCTATACAAACGGCTCGCATATTGTCATCAACGGCCCTGGTGCCGGATTAATTGTAGTTATGCTAAGTGCGGTACAATCTTTAAGTGATGGCGATATGCTTTCAGGCTATCGCTATACACTGGCAGCTATTATGATTGCAGGTTTAATACAAGTAGTAATGGGACTTTATAAAGCGGGGGAATTCAGTTCATTTTTTCCTGCCGCTGTAGTACAAGGCATGTTATCGGCTATGGGCATCATTATTATCGGCAAACAAAGTCATGTCATGCTAGGTGCCGCACCAGAACCCGGGAGTTTGCTTTCCACGCTGATGCAAATCCCTAATAGTATAATGAACCCTAGCCCGGAGATTGCAATTATCGGCCTCAGTGGTCTTGCGATCTTAATAGTCTGGCCATTTCTAAAACAGACAAAACTAGGTAAAGTGCCTGCACCTATTCTCGTGTTATTAGTCGGCATGGGACTAGGACAGTTTTTTGGTTTGCAATATGAGCATTTTCATTTTGAGAATGTCGATATGCATAAGCATTTGATTGAGCCACAATTCTTGGTTGCCATTCCGGAAAATTTTATTGATTTTTTCTACTTCCCTGATTTTTCAAAAATTTTAACCTTTGAGTTCTGGGCTGTCGTTATCAGCATCTGTCTGGTTGCCAGCCTAGAAAGTCTTCTCAGCGCTACCGCTGCCGAAAAGTTAGACCCTTATAAGCGTCCTACTAATTTAGATCGAGATTTATCAGGCGTAGGTATTGGTAATGTTATTTCGGGCATGTTAGGCGGCTTACCAATGATTGCTGAATTAGTGCGTAGCTCGGCTAATGTCGAATATGGCGCTAAAACCAGCTGGTCAAATTTCTTTCATGGCCTGATTTTACTGGTCTTTGTTGTTTTGTTTCCTAAAATAATTCACAGTATCCCACTCGCTTCTTTAGCTGCGCTACTGGTTTATACAGGCTACCGTCTGGCATCCCCGAAATCCTTTCAACATGTGTTAGATATTGGTATTGAGCAGTTATTATTATTTGTTATTACCATTATGGGCGTTCTGGCAACTAACCTGCTAGCCGGCGTTTTAATCGGTGTAGGGGTAAAATTGCTTATTCACCTCTCCCGGGGTGTCTGGTGGAATAATATGTTTAAAATCCATTTTACTATCCAGCAAAAAGATTCTGATACTCTGGTAATCAAAATAATAGGCTCCGCCTTATTTTCAAATTTCATCCCGCTCAAAAAAGCATTAAATAATCTGGATCAGGGAAAAACACTTATCTTTGATTTTTCAGAAGGCTATCTGATTGACCATACTGTGTTAATTTTTATTGATGAATTCAGTACCCACTATACCAGGGAAGGTGGAATTTGCAGTCAGGTCGGTCATGCCCTGGAAAAATTTTCTGATCATGATCTAGCAGCTCGTTTGATGACGGCTGATGACAGAAAATAA
- a CDS encoding c-type cytochrome codes for MKKSLMAVSVSFALLNMSCIAQAAGDIKAGKAKSGTCASCHGENGNSMMPLFPKLAAQNVGYLVRQMHAFKDGTRSDPTMGAMVSGLSDQDMQDIAAFYSAQKVSKNALPQINPDDLDEIDDNDALTADEKTAAKQALQDQQKARVAMGYDVYRNGDLENEISACIACHGPEGEGNEPAAFPALRGQHADYLMKTLTDFKTDVRSNNPDNMMHMIAKKMTEEEIKAMSYYVSVMK; via the coding sequence ATGAAGAAAAGTTTAATGGCGGTTTCAGTTTCGTTTGCTTTACTTAATATGTCTTGTATTGCACAGGCAGCGGGAGATATTAAAGCAGGTAAAGCGAAAAGTGGAACTTGTGCCAGCTGTCATGGTGAAAATGGTAATAGTATGATGCCGCTGTTTCCAAAATTAGCTGCTCAAAACGTAGGTTATCTGGTGCGACAAATGCACGCTTTTAAAGATGGTACACGTAGTGATCCCACAATGGGGGCTATGGTTTCAGGGCTATCTGATCAAGATATGCAGGATATTGCAGCTTTTTATTCTGCACAGAAAGTCTCAAAAAATGCATTACCACAAATTAATCCGGATGATCTGGATGAGATTGATGATAACGATGCACTAACAGCAGATGAAAAAACGGCTGCAAAGCAAGCCCTGCAAGATCAGCAGAAGGCCAGGGTGGCAATGGGTTATGATGTATACAGAAATGGTGATCTGGAGAATGAAATATCAGCATGTATAGCTTGTCATGGTCCAGAAGGGGAAGGTAATGAACCTGCTGCGTTTCCAGCTTTAAGAGGACAGCATGCTGATTATTTAATGAAAACTTTAACTGATTTTAAAACGGACGTGCGTAGTAATAACCCCGACAATATGATGCATATGATTGCGAAAAAAATGACTGAAGAAGAGATAAAAGCAATGTCTTATTATGTTTCAGTGATGAAATAA
- the trmL gene encoding tRNA (uridine(34)/cytosine(34)/5-carboxymethylaminomethyluridine(34)-2'-O)-methyltransferase TrmL, which yields MFNIVLFEPEIPANTGNIIRLCANTGAKLHLIQPLGFELDDKKLRRAGLDYHEWADIKVHADIDAFLNHEQYAKIYALTTKAKQCYADATFLPDDVLMFGPETRGLPDSILNALPEQQRLRLPMLPESRSLNLSNTVAVTIYEAWRQQGFV from the coding sequence ATGTTTAATATTGTTCTTTTTGAGCCAGAAATACCCGCCAATACCGGTAATATTATTCGTCTTTGTGCCAATACAGGTGCTAAATTACATTTAATTCAACCCTTAGGGTTTGAACTGGACGACAAGAAATTGCGCAGAGCTGGGTTGGACTATCATGAGTGGGCTGATATAAAAGTACATGCAGATATTGACGCTTTTTTAAACCATGAGCAATATGCCAAAATTTATGCCCTGACCACTAAAGCTAAGCAATGTTATGCTGACGCTACATTTCTTCCAGATGATGTTTTGATGTTTGGTCCTGAGACACGAGGTCTACCTGACAGTATTTTAAATGCTTTACCTGAGCAGCAACGACTTCGCTTACCAATGTTGCCGGAAAGCCGAAGTCTGAATTTGTCTAATACTGTGGCTGTAACAATCTATGAAGCATGGCGTCAGCAAGGTTTTGTTTGA
- the yihA gene encoding ribosome biogenesis GTP-binding protein YihA/YsxC: MNPLYHQAKFVLSAPDLKSAPADAGREVAFAGRSNAGKSSALNTLTRQKSLARTSKTPGRTQLLNFFNLNEQQRFVDLPGYGYAKVPEKVKRQWHALMETYLHERQSLYGIILVMDIRHPLTEFDWQMIEWCGYSKKPLHILLTKADKLNHGAAKNTLFKVQRELQEQELSVSLQLFSALKRNGIDDIHQLLDTWFQAE; the protein is encoded by the coding sequence ATGAACCCTCTCTATCACCAGGCTAAATTTGTCCTTAGCGCACCTGATTTAAAATCTGCTCCTGCTGATGCAGGCAGAGAAGTCGCTTTCGCAGGCCGTTCTAACGCTGGAAAATCCAGTGCCTTGAATACTTTAACCCGGCAAAAATCTTTAGCCCGCACCAGTAAGACACCTGGCCGTACGCAATTACTAAATTTTTTTAACCTGAATGAGCAACAACGCTTTGTTGATCTCCCCGGTTACGGCTATGCAAAGGTTCCAGAGAAAGTTAAGCGACAATGGCATGCATTGATGGAAACCTATTTACATGAGCGTCAATCTTTATATGGGATAATTCTGGTCATGGATATCCGCCACCCACTAACTGAATTTGACTGGCAGATGATCGAATGGTGCGGCTATAGTAAAAAACCTTTGCATATTTTGTTAACCAAAGCCGATAAATTAAATCATGGTGCAGCCAAAAATACTTTGTTTAAAGTGCAACGAGAACTACAGGAGCAGGAACTTTCTGTATCGCTGCAATTATTTTCTGCGTTAAAGCGAAATGGTATAGACGATATTCATCAGTTATTAGATACCTGGTTTCAGGCGGAATAA
- the polA gene encoding DNA polymerase I, whose protein sequence is MQKKLILIDGSSFLFRAYHAIPPLSNADGLPTNAIFGVANMLKRLMSDHKTDHFAVVFDAPGGTFRNELYSEYKAHRPPMPDDLRVQIQPLHDLIIAMGIPLIMETGVEADDVLGALAQMAVQEGFHVVISTGDKDMAQLVTEQVTLENTMSNTTMNIQGVIDKFGVTPAQIVDYLALMGDSADNIPGVPKVGPKTAAKWLVQYQTLENLIACADEIKGKVGENLRASIADLPLSKQLTTIKCDLDLPYQIEDLRCSQADNVELQERVAALGFSAWSKILQQAPAAQQVVTPVSGESVETERKAAEYTMILTWAQFGHWLNKLMAAELFAFDTETTSLDYSVAEIVGVSFAVTEGEAAYIPLAHDYPGVPQQLPRAEVLQKLKPILEDPARAKVGQNLKYDSNVLANYAIVLQGIAQDTMLESYVLNSTLTRHNMDDLAKTYLHRTTIHYEDVTGKGAKQIGFSEVQLEEAAQYAAEDADITLALHHCLAPKLAEHPALVDLYQNIEIPVLSVLSHMECNGVLIDSDMLAQQSMELANHIMAIEQQAHELAGQSFNIASPKQIQQILYDQLQLPVLKKTPKGQPSTAESVLQELAEEFPLPALILKHRSMSKLKSTYTDKLPLQISAKSGRVHTSYHQAVAATGRLSSSNPNLQNIPVRSAEGRRIRQAFIAPEGYKIVAADYSQIELRIMAHLSGDKGLLDAFSKGEDVHKATAAEVFGVSLEQVTADLRRSAKAINFGLIYGMSAFGLAKQLSLGRSQAQEYIDIYFSRYPGVKQYMDDTRELAKDQGYVETLWGRRLYLPEIHSKNAARRQYAERTAINAPMQGSAADIIKLAMIAADTWLQDELIDAKMIMQVHDELVFEIADSKVEDYSAMIRTLMSEAAELDVPLLVDIGVGINWDEAH, encoded by the coding sequence ATGCAAAAAAAACTAATCCTGATTGACGGTTCCTCTTTTCTGTTTCGTGCCTATCATGCTATTCCCCCCTTAAGTAATGCAGATGGATTGCCAACCAATGCTATTTTTGGCGTTGCAAATATGCTGAAGCGTTTAATGAGCGATCATAAAACGGATCATTTTGCTGTGGTGTTTGATGCACCCGGTGGTACTTTTAGAAATGAACTTTATAGTGAATATAAAGCGCACCGGCCTCCCATGCCGGATGATTTACGCGTGCAAATCCAGCCTTTACACGACTTAATTATAGCGATGGGTATTCCGCTGATAATGGAAACCGGGGTGGAAGCGGATGACGTGCTGGGTGCCTTGGCTCAAATGGCCGTGCAGGAAGGCTTCCATGTTGTTATCTCAACAGGTGATAAGGATATGGCGCAATTAGTGACCGAGCAAGTTACTTTAGAAAATACCATGTCCAATACAACTATGAACATACAAGGCGTCATTGATAAGTTTGGCGTAACCCCTGCACAAATCGTCGATTATTTAGCCTTAATGGGTGACAGTGCTGATAATATCCCCGGTGTGCCAAAAGTGGGACCAAAAACAGCAGCAAAATGGCTGGTACAGTATCAAACGCTAGAGAATTTGATAGCCTGTGCAGATGAGATTAAAGGCAAAGTGGGTGAGAACTTGCGTGCAAGCATTGCTGATTTACCTCTATCCAAGCAATTGACGACTATCAAATGTGATCTTGATTTGCCCTATCAGATAGAAGATCTACGCTGTAGCCAGGCAGATAATGTAGAACTACAAGAACGCGTTGCAGCCCTGGGTTTTTCTGCATGGTCAAAAATATTGCAGCAGGCACCCGCTGCTCAGCAAGTAGTGACTCCTGTTTCTGGAGAATCGGTTGAGACTGAAAGAAAAGCAGCAGAATATACAATGATTTTGACCTGGGCGCAGTTTGGTCATTGGTTAAATAAGTTAATGGCTGCAGAACTATTTGCGTTTGATACTGAAACGACCAGTCTTGATTACAGTGTGGCAGAAATTGTTGGTGTATCCTTTGCAGTTACAGAGGGCGAAGCGGCATATATACCCTTGGCACATGACTATCCGGGTGTTCCTCAGCAACTACCACGCGCAGAGGTACTGCAAAAATTGAAACCTATCTTAGAAGATCCCGCTCGGGCAAAAGTGGGGCAAAATCTAAAATATGATAGCAATGTGCTGGCCAATTACGCTATAGTTTTACAAGGGATTGCGCAGGATACCATGCTGGAATCTTATGTACTTAATAGCACGCTAACCAGACATAATATGGATGATCTGGCAAAAACCTATCTGCATCGGACAACTATTCATTATGAAGATGTAACAGGTAAAGGTGCGAAACAGATTGGTTTTTCTGAAGTTCAGCTAGAGGAGGCTGCGCAGTATGCAGCAGAAGATGCGGATATTACTTTGGCCCTGCATCATTGCCTGGCTCCGAAACTGGCAGAACATCCAGCGCTAGTCGACTTGTATCAAAACATAGAAATACCCGTTTTAAGTGTTTTGTCACATATGGAATGTAATGGCGTGTTAATTGATAGTGATATGCTGGCGCAGCAAAGCATGGAGCTAGCGAATCATATTATGGCTATAGAACAGCAAGCACACGAGCTCGCTGGACAGAGTTTTAATATCGCCTCACCTAAACAAATTCAACAAATATTATATGATCAATTACAGCTCCCTGTTTTAAAGAAAACCCCGAAAGGTCAGCCCTCGACAGCAGAATCAGTGTTACAGGAATTAGCGGAAGAGTTTCCTTTGCCAGCATTAATCTTAAAACATCGGAGTATGAGTAAACTGAAATCGACTTATACCGATAAATTACCGCTACAGATTAGTGCGAAATCCGGCCGTGTACATACTTCTTATCATCAGGCCGTTGCAGCGACAGGCAGGTTATCATCATCTAATCCTAACTTGCAAAATATCCCGGTGCGTAGCGCAGAAGGGCGCAGAATTCGTCAGGCTTTTATCGCACCGGAAGGATATAAAATCGTTGCAGCTGATTATTCACAAATTGAATTACGCATTATGGCCCATTTATCGGGTGATAAAGGCTTGCTAGATGCCTTTTCCAAAGGTGAAGATGTACATAAGGCGACGGCTGCCGAAGTATTTGGTGTTAGCCTGGAGCAAGTGACTGCAGATTTGCGTCGTTCGGCGAAAGCTATTAACTTTGGCTTGATTTATGGAATGTCAGCTTTTGGTCTGGCAAAACAGCTAAGCCTGGGACGTTCTCAGGCACAGGAATACATCGATATATATTTTTCTCGCTACCCGGGGGTTAAGCAGTATATGGATGATACTCGTGAATTAGCGAAGGATCAGGGATATGTTGAGACGTTATGGGGGCGGCGATTGTATTTACCTGAGATTCATTCTAAAAATGCAGCACGTAGGCAATATGCAGAACGAACCGCAATAAATGCGCCTATGCAAGGAAGTGCAGCGGATATTATTAAACTGGCAATGATTGCAGCGGACACCTGGTTACAAGATGAACTCATTGATGCAAAAATGATTATGCAAGTGCATGATGAACTGGTATTTGAAATAGCGGATAGTAAAGTTGAGGATTACAGCGCCATGATCAGGACACTCATGAGTGAGGCAGCTGAATTAGATGTGCCCTTATTAGTAGATATAGGCGTAGGGATAAACTGGGATGAAGCCCATTAA
- a CDS encoding NfeD family protein, whose product MEWLNANIAYWHWLIFGLCLALAEIMLVSFVALWFGLSAIIVGLLLWVIPFSFTLQLLIWIVLSIFIVFAWFRWVSPHLKNKTFSGMARESMIGQIGSVIEYNSVHQGRGTLRFPAPILGNDEWQFICTDMVALGDRVIVREFSGNTLIVSAK is encoded by the coding sequence ATGGAGTGGTTAAATGCAAATATTGCCTACTGGCACTGGTTGATTTTTGGTCTATGTCTCGCATTAGCGGAGATTATGTTAGTCAGCTTCGTGGCATTATGGTTTGGCTTAAGTGCGATTATTGTCGGTTTATTATTATGGGTCATTCCTTTTTCATTTACCCTGCAATTATTGATCTGGATAGTTTTATCTATTTTTATCGTGTTTGCCTGGTTTAGGTGGGTTTCCCCACATTTAAAAAATAAAACCTTCTCAGGCATGGCTCGGGAAAGCATGATAGGGCAAATAGGCTCTGTAATAGAATATAATTCAGTACATCAGGGACGAGGCACTTTGCGCTTTCCAGCACCTATTCTTGGTAATGATGAATGGCAATTTATTTGTACTGATATGGTTGCTTTAGGTGATCGCGTGATTGTGCGCGAATTTTCTGGTAATACGCTGATAGTTTCAGCAAAATAA
- a CDS encoding type IV pilus twitching motility protein PilT, translating into MDIAELLAFSVKNGASDLHLSSGLPPMIRVDGDIRRVNIDAFDHKQVHELIYDIMNDKQRRDYEEFFETDFSFALPGLARFRVNAFNQERGAAAVFRTIPSEISSLEDLDAPKFFTTLTEKSRGLILVTGPTGSGKSTTLAAMINHINLNRYEHILTIEDPIEFLHTSQKCLINQREVHRDTQSFNAALRSALREDPDIILVGEMRDIETIRLALTAAETGHLVFGTLHTTSAAKTIDRIIDVFPAAEKEMIRSMLSESLQAVISQTLLKRIGGGRIAAHEIMVGTPAIRNLIREAKVAQMYSAIQTGRRDGMQTLDQNLKDLTDSGKITSKAAMSKAVSKEMFR; encoded by the coding sequence ATGGATATTGCCGAATTACTCGCGTTTTCTGTTAAAAATGGTGCCTCGGATTTACATTTATCTTCGGGCCTTCCCCCGATGATACGAGTTGATGGCGATATTCGTCGCGTTAATATCGATGCTTTCGATCATAAACAGGTGCATGAGCTTATTTATGACATTATGAATGATAAGCAACGGCGTGATTATGAAGAGTTTTTTGAAACAGATTTCTCTTTTGCTTTACCCGGTTTAGCCAGGTTCCGTGTTAATGCCTTTAATCAGGAACGCGGCGCAGCTGCTGTATTTCGAACAATTCCTTCAGAAATCTCCTCTCTGGAAGATCTGGATGCACCGAAGTTTTTTACGACACTCACTGAAAAATCTCGTGGCCTAATTTTGGTTACTGGCCCAACAGGCTCAGGGAAATCAACGACTTTAGCGGCCATGATTAATCATATTAATCTTAACCGTTATGAGCATATTCTAACCATTGAAGACCCGATTGAATTTTTGCACACCAGCCAAAAATGTCTAATCAACCAACGAGAAGTGCATAGAGATACACAAAGTTTTAATGCTGCTTTAAGATCAGCACTGCGCGAAGATCCTGATATTATATTGGTCGGAGAGATGCGCGATATAGAAACAATACGTCTTGCACTAACTGCCGCCGAAACAGGCCATCTGGTTTTTGGCACTTTACATACCACATCGGCCGCAAAAACCATTGACCGTATTATTGACGTTTTTCCAGCTGCTGAAAAAGAAATGATTCGCTCGATGCTATCTGAGTCACTGCAAGCAGTTATCTCACAAACTTTATTAAAACGAATAGGTGGCGGACGTATCGCTGCCCATGAAATTATGGTCGGCACTCCTGCGATTCGAAATTTGATTCGTGAAGCCAAAGTCGCACAGATGTATTCCGCCATTCAGACAGGCCGCCGTGACGGAATGCAGACTCTGGATCAGAATCTAAAAGATTTAACTGATTCGGGAAAAATCACTTCTAAAGCAGCCATGTCTAAAGCCGTTAGTAAAGAAATGTTTCGTTAA
- a CDS encoding PilT/PilU family type 4a pilus ATPase produces the protein MDFDKLLALMCTQKASDLFITAERPPALKIDGKIVDVSKTPLTEEQSLQIVKSIMTQRQRDDFENTKECNFAISRKGLGRFRVSAFTQRDAAGMVLRRIETEIPDSESLHLPDTLKAVIMENRGLVLFVGATGTGKSTSLASLIKYRNQNSSGHIITIEDPIEFVHPHLGCIVTQREVGMDTESYEVALKNTLRQAPNVILIGEIRTRETMMHALAFAETGHLCLSTLHANNANQAIDRILHFFPEDMHNQIFMDLSLNLKAIIAQQLVARADGKGRYPVMEILLGTPLVSDIIRKGEVHKLKELMKSSRELGMQTFDQALYDLYTQGKISYDDAINAADSKNEVRLMIKLGADNDFSAGDEEISLSNIDEEGGNLRF, from the coding sequence ATGGATTTTGATAAGTTATTAGCATTAATGTGCACACAAAAAGCATCTGATTTATTTATTACTGCAGAGCGTCCCCCTGCTTTAAAAATTGACGGTAAAATTGTAGATGTCTCAAAAACACCACTAACTGAAGAACAATCTTTACAGATAGTAAAAAGTATCATGACGCAACGCCAACGCGATGATTTTGAAAATACCAAAGAATGCAATTTTGCTATCAGCCGCAAAGGACTAGGGCGCTTCAGGGTCAGTGCCTTCACCCAAAGAGACGCTGCTGGCATGGTTCTAAGGCGTATAGAAACTGAGATTCCAGACTCAGAAAGCTTACATCTTCCAGATACCTTAAAAGCTGTCATTATGGAAAATCGCGGCCTGGTTCTTTTTGTCGGTGCCACCGGTACCGGTAAATCGACATCATTAGCTTCTTTAATTAAGTACCGTAATCAGAACAGCTCCGGGCATATTATTACCATTGAGGATCCTATCGAATTTGTACACCCACATTTAGGCTGCATTGTTACTCAACGTGAAGTGGGCATGGACACTGAATCCTATGAGGTTGCCTTAAAAAACACCCTCCGTCAGGCTCCTAATGTTATTCTTATTGGTGAAATTCGTACCCGTGAAACCATGATGCATGCCTTAGCCTTTGCCGAGACTGGTCATTTATGCCTATCTACCTTACACGCAAATAATGCAAACCAGGCGATTGATCGCATTCTGCATTTTTTTCCTGAAGATATGCATAATCAGATTTTCATGGATCTATCTCTTAATTTAAAAGCAATTATCGCTCAACAACTGGTTGCGCGGGCAGATGGCAAAGGCCGCTATCCTGTCATGGAGATTCTGTTAGGTACACCACTAGTTTCTGACATTATACGCAAAGGTGAGGTACATAAATTAAAAGAACTGATGAAATCTTCCCGAGAGTTAGGTATGCAAACCTTTGATCAGGCTCTTTATGATTTATATACTCAAGGGAAAATTAGTTACGATGATGCGATTAATGCAGCTGATTCTAAAAATGAAGTCCGCTTGATGATTAAACTAGGGGCAGATAATGATTTCTCTGCTGGAGACGAGGAAATAAGCTTATCTAATATTGATGAGGAGGGTGGAAACCTTCGGTTTTAG